A window of the Ogataea parapolymorpha DL-1 chromosome V, whole genome shotgun sequence genome harbors these coding sequences:
- a CDS encoding Glutathione peroxidase — translation MSKFYEFTVTDNKGKEFPFENLKGQVVLVVNTASKCGFTKQYKELEEIYQKYKDQGFVVIAFPCNQFGHQEPGTDDQIVEFCSRNYGVDFPLMKKVDVNGPNASPVFEWLKREKPGLLGFKGIKWNFEKFLIDRNGNVVRRYSSVKTPSKISADIESLLKEPKSAP, via the coding sequence ATGTCAAAGTTTTACGAATTCACCGTCACCGATAATAAGGGAAAGGAGTTCCCGTTTGAGAACCTCAAGGGCCAAGTCGTGCTTGTGGTGAACACTGCCTCCAAGTGTGGGTTCACCAAGCAGTacaaagagctggaagagatcTACCAGAAGTATAAGGACCAAGGGTTTGTTGTTATTGCCTTCCCATGCAACCAGTTTGGACACCAGGAGCCAGGCACGGACGACCAGATTGTGGAGTtctgcagcagaaactACGGTGTGGACTTCCcgttgatgaagaaggtCGACGTGAATGGTCCTAATGCGAGCCCCGTGTTTGAGTGGCTGAAGCGCGAAAAGCCGGGTTTACTAGGGTTCAAGGGTATCAAGTGGAATTTTGAGAAATTTTTGATCGACAGAAACGGAAATGTGGTCCGCAGATACTCTTCCGTGAAAACTCCGTCCAAGATTTCCGCAGACATCGAGAGCTTGCTCAAAGAGCCAAAAAGTGCGCCCTAA
- a CDS encoding Cytosolic Fe-S cluster assembly factor NBP35: protein MLTATAQRLTNTHLPTPEPEHCPGPESENAGKSDACAGCANKEICESLPKGPDPDLPLINKRLANIHHKVLVLSGKGGVGKSTFTSMLSWALAADPGLEIGAMDLDICGPSLPKMLGCENESIHASNSGWSPVYISDNLGMMSIQFLLPKEDSAIIWRGAKKNGLIKQFLKDVDWGQLDYLVIDTPPGTSDEHLSVTNYMKDAGIDGALIVTTPQEVALLDVRKEIDFCRKAGVKVLGIVENMSGFVCPNCGGESKIFKPTTGGGERLAKEMGLKFLGSVPLDPRIGRSCDSGESFLDLYPDSPACEAILDVVDALRDEIESEN from the coding sequence ATGTTGACTGCGACTGCCCAACGTCTGACAAACACTCATCTTCCCACTCCAGAGCCAGAACATTGTCCTGGTCCTGAAAGTGAGAACGCTGGAAAGTCGGATGCCTGCGCTGGATGCGCTAACAAGGAGATTTGCGAGTCTTTGCCCAAAGGACCGGATCCCGATTTGCCCTTGATAAACAAACGTCTTGCAAATATACACCACAAAGTTCTGGTGCTGTCTGGAAAAGGAGGCGTGGGGAAATCTACTTTTACGTCGATGCTTTCGTGGGCACTTGCTGCCGATCCAGGGCTAGAAATAGGTGCCATGGATTTGGATATTTGCGGGCCGTCCCTCCCCAAAATGCTTGGTTGCGAGAATGAATCCATCCACGCGTCGAACTCAGGATGGTCACCTGTGTACATTAGTGACAATCTCGGAATGATGTCCATACAATTTTTGCTTCCGAAGGAGGATTCCGCCATCATCTGGAGAGgtgcgaaaaaaaacggTTTGATAAAGCAGTTCCTCAAGGACGTCGATTGGGGCCAGCTCGATTACCTGGTTATTGACACGCCTCCAGGAACCTCAGATGAACACTTGTCTGTCACGAACTACATGAAAGACGCTGGAATAGATGGAGCATTGATTGTTACTACGCCGCAAGAAGTTGCATTGTTGGATGTTCGCAAAGAGATCGATTTCTGTCGCAAGGCCGGCGTGAAAGTGCTGGGAATCGTGGAGAATATGTCTGGGTTTGTGTGTCCGAATTGCGGTGGTGAGTCCAAGATTTTCAAGCCAACCACAGGAGGCGGAGAACGGCTTGCCAAGGAGATGGGATTGAAGTTTTTGGGCAGTGTTCCGTTGGACCCCCGTATTGGAAGAAGCTGCGATTCAGGAGAAAGCTTTTTAGATTTATACCCGGACTCGCCGGCTTGCGAGGCCATTCTCGATGTCGTCGACGCGCTTAGGGACGAGATTGAATCcgaaaattaa
- a CDS encoding DNA-directed RNA polymerase I subunit RPA190 translates to MNIAKPVGSQIESVDFGVLTTSDVRKLSAKQITNPTVFDNLGHPVPGGLYDLSLGAFLKNLCATCGLDDKYCPGHQGHIELPIPVYNPLFFNQMYIFLRSSCLYCHHFRLRATEVHKYECKLRLIQYGLLLEALELDNMRSDAELNEDEAIEDDGPVAVNSKSDKELMDKRQEFVEISIAKALSEGRTTERGVMTATVAEERKALIHDFYKHILSRPRCDNCGMYSPQFRKDGFSKIFELGLKDKQLTNNRIKGVKRQDMLKNGSKDKQPDTDPYSQPREGSKYVLSTEVRNILRKVFKTEQKVMDLLFHSRPLSRSPVSADMFFIHALVVPPTRFRLPSKLGDEVHENSQNELLSKILTTSLMIRDLNEQFSVLSKEISTEDRKIIFNRLMNAFVTLQNDVNGFIDSTKNQNQNSNTAHPGIKQALEKKEGLFRKHMMGKRVNYAARSVISPDPMIETNEIGVPPVFAKKLTYPEPVTVHNVAELRQAVINGPDRWPGALQVQNEDGSLVSLVGMSLEQRTAIAKQLLTPSNGSDVVNKKVYRHIRNNDVVIMNRQPTLHKASMMGHKVRVLPGEKTLRLHYANTGAYNADFDGDEMNMHFPQNENARAEAFNLANTDSQYLTPTAGSPVRGLIQDHISAGVWLTSKDTFFTRDKYQQLVYGCIRPEDGHSTSLRLVTVAPAVIKPQPLWTGKQVITTILLNIKPQELPGINLRSKNKIKNEYWGDGSRENEVLFQNGELLCGILDKSQYGASQYGFIHSLHEVYGPTVAGKALSVLGRLFTNYNMMMGLTCGMDDLKLTEDGNKWRSSLLEESSDIGRIAAAEVTNLDREVRVDDPEFLRRMEEILRDDGKLAILDAVAQSKVNAITSKVVSQCVPAGTMKKFPANAMQTMALSGAKGSNVNVSQIMCLLGQQALEGRRVPVMVSGKTLPCFKPFETDVRAGGYIKNRFYSGIRPQEYYFHCMAGREGLIDTAVKTANSGYLQRCLTKQLEGVHVSYDNTIRNADGTLIQFLYGGDSIDVTKESYMHQFKFFLENYNSLLQKYSPSSIDNLDTETAVSYNKKFRKQLKKQAALPHYAQSLKYDPTVSVYNPSKYLGSVSDKFEDELDKFIEENQHLFVSGKDAKTRGGLTQKKFKALMQLKYMRSLVNPGEAVGIVASQSIGEPSTQMTLNTFHFAGHGAANVTLGIPRLREIVMTASASIKTPQMTLPILDDVDDAAADAFCKSITKIRFSEFISDVSVVETTGSTGAQAARSYEINMRFFDCSDYEQEYDVTKEELEHVIKTKFIQALETAIIKEVKKQKKATSESLPAVGKAVARSQTELGAQTTAVVDEDADDEKLKSNTKQAVSYDGPDDEEVETMRRAEKSDDESLLDDSSSGSESESDDEDDKMDVDAAKSNLVKENMSKAARERQQEVIINHNFVSQFNYDDEHGSWCDFKLELSADTQKLLMVNIIEAVCKAVVVREVSGIGRCLHPENEQGKRILVTEGVNFGAMWEHDAFINVNDIRSNDIAAVLRTYGVEAARNTIVNEVNNVFGRYAISVSSRHLDLIADYMTREGTYLAFNRQGIDSSTSSFTKMSYETTCQFLTKAVLDNDREELQSPSARIVIGKLNNVGTGSFDVMAKMPVA, encoded by the coding sequence ATGAACATTGCCAAGCCAGTTGGGTCCCAGATAGAGTCGGTCGACTTTGGGGTGCTCACTACCTCCGATGTTCGCAAACTATCTGCCAAACAGATCACCAATCCCACGGTGTTTGACAATCTAGGACACCCAGTGCCCGGGGGTCTGTACGATCTGAGTCTTGGAGCCTTTCTCAAGAACCTGTGTGCCACCTGTGGGCTGGACGATAAGTACTGTCCGGGCCACCAGGGTCACATAGAGCTGCCGATTCCTGTCTACAACCCTCTGTTTTTCAACCAAATGTACATATTTCTGAGGTCTTCCTGTCTATACTGCCACCATTTTAGACTCAGAGCCACGGAGGTGCACAAGTACGAATGTAAACTGCGACTGATCCAATACGGGCTGTTGCTAGAGgctctggagctggacaacATGCGCTCGGATGCCGAATTGAATGAGGATGAGGCTATTGAAGACGATGGTCCAGTAGCCGTCAACAGCAAGTCCGACAAAGAGCTGATGGACAAGAGACAAGAGTTTGTCGAAATAAGCATTGCGAAGGCGCTCTCTGAGGGCCGCACCACGGAGAGGGGCGTCATGACGGCTACGGTTGcagaagagagaaaagcTTTGATTCACGATTTCTACAAGCATATATTGAGCAGGCCGAGATGCGACAACTGTGGAATGTACTCGCCACAATTCAGAAAAGACGGGTTTTCGAAAATCTTCGAGCTGGGTCTTAAGGACAAGCAGCTGACCAACAATAGAATCAAGGGGGTCAAGAGACAGGATATGTTGAAGAACGGGTCTAAAGACAAGCAGCCGGACACAGATCCTTACTCTCAGCCAAGGGAGGGCTCCAAATATGTTTTGTCCACGGAGGTCCGCAACATTCTGAGAAAAGTGTTTAAGACGGAGCAGAAAGTGATGGACCTGCTGTTCCACTCTCGGCCGTTGAGCAGGTCGCCTGTTTCCGCCGACATGTTCTTCATCCACGCTCTTGTGGTGCCACCAACGCGCTTCCGTCTTCCCTCTAAGCTTGGCGACGAGGTTCACGAGAACTCCCAAAACGAACTGCTGTCGAAAATTCTCACCACCTCTCTGATGATCAGAGACCTAAACGAGCAGTTTTCGGTCCTGAGCAAGGAAATCAGCACAGAGGACCGCAAGATCATTTTCAACCGGCTGATGAATGCATTTGTCACGCTGCAGAACGACGTCAACGGATTTATCGACTCCACCAAGAACCAGAACCAAAATAGCAACACCGCGCACCCGGGAATCAAGCAGGCGctcgagaagaaggaaggATTGTTCAGAAAGCACATGATGGGAAAACGTGTGAACTACGCGGCGCGGTCGGTCATTTCTCCAGACCCGATGATCGAGACCAACGAGATCGGCGTTCCGCCCGTTTTCGCCAAGAAACTCACGTATCCCGAGCCAGTTACCGTCCACAACGTGGCCGAGCTCAGACAGGCCGTCATTAACGGGCCAGACAGATGGCCTGGAGCACTGCAAGTGCAAAATGAAGACGGCAGCCTCGTGTCTCTGGTGGGCATGAGTTTGGAGCAGAGAACGGCCATTgccaaacagctgctcaccCCGTCCAACGGCTCGGACGTGGTTAACAAAAAAGTGTACAGACACATCAGAAATAACGACGTGGTGATCATGAATAGACAGCCAACACTGCACAAGGCGTCGATGATGGGCCACAAGGTCAGAGTGCTGCCGGGTGAGAAGACGCTGCGGCTGCATTATGCCAATACCGGAGCCTACAATGCCGACTTTGACGGAGACGAGATGAACATGCACTTCCCGCAGAACGAGAATGCGCGTGCCGAGGCTTTCAACCTCGCCAACACCGACTCGCAGTACCTGACGCCGACCGCAGGTTCGCCCGTGAGAGGACTGATCCAGGACCACATTTCTGCAGGTGTCTGGCTTACCAGCAAGGAcaccttcttcaccagagACAAgtaccagcagctggtgtacgggtgtaTACGGCCCGAGGACGGGCACTCGACCAGTTTGCGGCTTGTGACCGTTGCGCCTGCCGTGATAAAGCCGCAGCCGCTGTGGACGGGCAAGCAGGTGATCACCACGATTTTGCTCAACATCAAGCCGCAGGAGTTGCCGGGTATCAATCTCAGGTCCAAAAATAAGATCAAGAACGAGTACTGGGGCGACGGATCTCGCGAAAACGAGGTGCTGTTCCAGAACGGCGAGCTTCTGTGCGGAATCCTGGACAAGTCGCAGTACGGTGCGTCTCAGTACGGATTCATTCACTCGCTGCATGAGGTTTACGGCCCGACGGTGGCAGGAAAGGCGCTATCTGTGCTGGGACGACTGTTCACGAACTACAACATGATGATGGGGCTGACGTGTGGTATGGACGATCTGAAGCTGACTGAGGACGGAAACAAGTGGAGAAGCAGTCTGTTGGAGGAGAGTTCTGACATTGGTCGTATTGCCGCTGCCGAGGTGACGAATCTCGACCGTGAGGTCAGGGTGGACGACCCGGAGTTTTTGAGACGGATGGAGGAGATTCTGCGCGACGACGGCAAGTTGGCTATTCTGGACGCGGTCGCACAGTCCAAGGTCAACGCGATCACGTCGAAGGTGGTGTCGCAGTGTGTGCCGGCAGGAACGATGAAGAAGTTCCCTGCGAACGCCATGCAAACGATGGCTCTGTCGGGAGCCAAGGGTTCGAACGTGAACGTGTCGCAAATCATGTGTCTTTTGGGCCAACAGGCTTTAGAGGGCCGCAGAGTGCCGGTGATGGTGTCGGGCAAGACGCTGCCATGCTTCAAGCCGTTCGAGACCGATGTGCGAGCTGGCGGTTACATCAAGAACCGGTTTTATTCAGGAATCCGTCCGCAGGAGTACTATTTCCACTGTATGGCCGGCAGAGAGGGTCTGATCGACACTGCTGTCAAGACGGCCAACTCTGGCTATTTGCAGCGTTGTCTGaccaaacagctggaaGGAGTGCACGTTTCGTACGACAACACGATCAGAAACGCCGACGGCACGCTGATCCAGTTCCTATACGGCGGTGACTCGATCGATGTCACCAAGGAGTCATACATGCACCAGTTCAAGTTCTTCCTTGAGAACTACAACTCGCTGTTGCAAAAATACAGTCCATCATCGATCGACAACTTAGACACCGAGACAGCGGTGTCATACAACAAAAAGTTCcgcaagcagctcaaaaaacaggCTGCACTGCCGCACTACGCACAGAGCCTCAAGTACGACCCGACGGTCTCGGTGTACAACCCAAGCAAGTATCTGGGCTCTGTTTCGGACAAattcgaggacgagctcgaTAAATTCATTGAGGAGAACCAGCACCTGTTTGTTTCGGGTAAAGACGCCAAGACTAGAGGCGGACTGACGCAGAAGAAGTTCAAGGCGCTGATGCAGCTCAAGTACATGCGGTCGCTCGTGAACCCGGGCGAGGCCGTGGGCATTGTTGCATCGCAGTCGATCGGCGAGCCGTCGACGCAAATGACGCTCAACACGTTCCACTTTGCGGGCCACGGCGCAGCGAACGTGACGCTCGGTATTCCGCGTTTGCGAGAGATCGTGATGACGGCGTCGGCGTCGATCAAGACGCCGCAGATGACGCTGCCGATCCtcgacgacgtcgacgacgcCGCTGCCGACGCGTTCTGCAAGTCGATCACTAAAATCAGGTTCTCCGAGTTCATCAGCGACGTGTCTGTGGTGGAGACGACAGGCAGCACGGGTGCACAGGCAGCACGCTCGTACGAGATCAACATGCGCTTCTTCGACTGCTCCGACTACGAACAGGAGTACGACgtcaccaaggaggagctggagcacGTGATCAAGACGAAATTCATCCAGGCGCTCGAGACGgccatcatcaaggaggtgaagaagcagaaaaaggcCACGAGCGAGTCGCTGCCGGCCGTTGGCAAGGCCGTGGCACGCTCACAGACAGAGCTCGGCGCACAGACGACGGCCGTTGTCGACGAGGATgccgacgacgaaaagctcaagagcaACACGAAGCAGGCCGTCTCGTACGACGGtcccgacgacgaggaagtgGAGACCATGCGTCGCGCAGAGAAgtccgacgacgagtcgctgCTCGACGACAGCTCGTCGGGgtccgagtccgagtccgacgacgaagacgacaaAATGGACGTCGACGCGGCCAAGTCCAACCTCGTGAAGGAAAATATGTCCAAGGCTGCTCGCGAGAGACAGCAAGAGGTGATCATCAACCACAACTTTGTGAGCCAGTTTAATTACGATGACGAGCACGGCTCGTGGTGCGATTTCAAGCTCGAGCTGAGCGCCGACACGCAGAAATTGCTCATGGTGAACATTATCGAGGCCGTTTGCAAGGCTGTGGTGGTGCGCGAGGTGAGCGGCATCGGAAGATGTCTGCATCCAGAAAACGAGCAGGGCAAGCGTATTCTGGTCACCGAGGGTGTCAATTTCGGCGCCATGTGGGAGCACGACGCGTTTATCAACGTCAACGACATCCGTTCCAACGACATTGCTGCCGTGCTACGCACATACGGTGTCGAGGccgccagaaacaccatTGTCAATGAGGTCAACAACGTGTTTGGACGGTATGCCATCTCTGTCTCGTCCAGACACCTCGACCTGATCGCCGACTACATGACGAGAGAGGGCACGTATCTTGCGTTCAATAGACAGGGCATCGACTCGTCCACATCGTCGTTTACTAAGATGTCGTACGAGACGACGTGTCAGTTCCTGACCAAGGCGGTCCTGGACAACGACcgcgaggagctgcagTCGCCTTCTGCGCGGATTGTCATCGGaaagctcaacaacgtCGGAACCGGCAGCTTCGACGTGATGGCTAAAATGCCAGTTGCATGA
- a CDS encoding Eukaryotic translation initiation factor 5B produces the protein MAKKGKKSQKAGDYLDEELEAEMPQAEELGSAPSPAETAEPSREATPAAAEDFADDFLSNLKRAKNKKQAKAKQEEEEKAQAPQQKGPIIKSKKEKEREKKEKEKLRKKQLAERKKAQAPKDDSKETTPTPGSEASEPAKEEAASKEEENKAAAANKGAKKAKKMAAGIAALKKQMELRKQAEEEQRRLEEEERLREEEEQKRLEEEEKAKEEAKRLKKEKEKAKREQLKKEGKYLTKKQKQEKQMQERRRQQLLQASNIIVPGVMNQSAEPAKPKKVVYGSKKKPSKKQQEEEEAAKAVEAKQVSKTAEKKDAENGEEEEELVDDWEKMALDDDEDVAADWEAALDDEEENEDDEEQQDDETEKESSQEPQAQKEQTGISETAVEAGKQGSSAPEKNGKINNDSNLRSPICCILGHVDTGKTKLLDKIRQTNVQGGEAGGITQQIGATYFPVEAIKQKTAVMAPYEKMVYEVPGLLIIDTPGHESFTNLRSRGSSLCNIAILVIDIMHGLEQQTLESIRLLRDRKAPFVVALNKIDRLYDWKAIPNNSFRDSFAKQTRAVQQEFETRYTAIKVALAEQGLNSELYFQNNNLSRYVSIVPTSAVSGEGVPDLLWLLLELTQKRMSKQLKYLTHVEATILEVKVVEGLGTTIDVVLSNGILREGDRIVLCGMNGPIVTNIRALLTPPPARELRIKSEYVHHKEVKAALGVKIAANDLEKAVAGSRLLVVGEDDDEDELMDEVMDDLTGLLDSVDSSGRGVTVQASTLGSLEALLDFLKDMKIPVMSIGLGPVYKRDVMKAAAMLDKAKEYAVMLCFDVKIDKEAEQYANEQGVTIFNADIIYHLFDSFTAYQQKLLEERRKENQQYAIHPCVLKTLQIINKRNPMIIGVDVVEGMVQIGTPICVVKPDPATGRNAPLPLGKVVSLEVNHQSRDSVRKGQTNAGVAMRLEAPSGQQPTWGRHVDEKDPLYSLITRKSIDTLKDPAFRDSVPREDWLLIKKLKNTLDIQ, from the coding sequence ATGGCGAAGAAGGGAAAGAAGAGTCAAAAAGCAGGAGACTACTTGGACGAAGAGCTCGAGGCAGAAATGCCCCAAGCCGAAGAATTAGGTTCTGCTCCATCCCCGGCCGAGACCGCGGAACCTAGCAGGGAGGCAACTCCAGCGGCAGCAGAGGACTTTGCTGACGATTTCCTATCCAACTTGAAGCGTgccaagaacaagaaacaGGCAaaggccaagcaggaggaagaagaaaaagcccAGGCTCCACAGCAGAAGGGCCCTATTATCAAGAGtaagaaggagaaagagagagaaaaaaaggagaaggagaaattgagaaagaaaCAGCTTGCCGAGAGAAAGAAGGCCCAGGCTCCAAAGGATGATTCCAAGGAGACTACTCCAACACCTGGCTCTGAAGCTTCAGAGCCAGCCAAAGAGGAAGCTGCCTCgaaggaagaggaaaacaaggctgctgctgccaacaAGGGAGCCAAAAAGGCTAAAAAGATGGCTGCTGGTATTGCAGCACTGAAGAAGCAGATGGAGCTCAGAAAACAGGCCGAAGAGGAGCAGAGACGcttggaggaggaagagagacTGAgagaagaggaagagcagaaaCGTcttgaggaggaggagaaggccaaggaagAAGCCAAGCGattgaagaaagaaaaggaaaaagCCAAGAGggagcagctcaaaaaagagGGCAAGTACCTGACCaagaagcagaaacaggagaaacagatgCAGGAGAGAAGAAGGcaacagctgctccaggCCAGCAATATCATTGTTCCGGGCGTTATGAACCAATCCGCCGAGCCAGCCAAGCCAAAGAAGGTTGTGTATGgctccaagaagaagcctTCGAAGAAACAacaggaggaggaagaggctGCCAAGGCTGTTGAAGCCAAGCAGGTCTCTAAGACTGCCGAAAAGAAGGATGCCGAAAATGgtgaggaggaagaagaattGGTTGACGACTGGGAGAAAATGGCCCTtgatgacgacgaggacgttGCTGCCGACTGGGAGGCTGCTTTggatgacgaagaagagaacGAGGATGACGAAGAGCAACAGGATGACGAGACAGAGAAAGAGTCATCGCAAGAGCCTCAAGCACAGAAAGAGCAAACAGGCATTTCAGAGACGGCTGTGGAGGCTGGCAAACAGGGCtcttctgctccagagaAGAACGGCAAGATCAACAATGATTCAAATCTGCGTTCTCCTATCTGCTGTATTCTGGGTCACGTCGATACCGGTAAAACCAAGCTTTTGGACAAGATTAGACAGACCAACGTTCAGGGAGGCGAGGCCGGTGGTATTACGCAACAGATCGGTGCCACATACTTCCCTGTGGAGGCCATCAAGCAGAAAACTGCGGTCATGGCTCCATACGAGAAGATGGTATACGAGGTTCCAGGTTTGCTGATCATCGATACCCCAGGTCACGAGTCGTTCACAAACTTGAGATCGAGAGGTTCTTCTCTGTGTAATATTGCCATTCTGGTGATTGACATCATGCATGGTTTGGAACAGCAGACTTTGGAGTCCATCAGGCTTCTGAGAGACAGAAAAGCTCCGTTTGTGGTGGCActgaacaagatcgacagACTTTACGACTGGAAGGCTATTCCTAACAACTCTTTCCGTGACTCGTTTGCCAAGCAGACCAGAGCCGTGCAGCAGGAATTTGAGACCAGATACACGGCCATTAAGGTTGCGCTGGCCGAACAGGGACTGAACTCGGAGCTCTACTTCCAGAACAACAACCTGTCCAGATACGTTTCGATTGTGCCTACTTCTGCTGTTAGCGGCGAAGGTGTTCCTGACTTGCTGTGGTTGCTTCTGGAGCTGACTCAGAAGAGAATGAGCAAACAGCTCAAGTATCTCACGCATGTGGAGGCTACCATTCTTGAAGTGAAGGTTGTCGAAGGACTCGGAACCACCATCGATGTGGTGCTTTCGAACGGTATCTTGAGAGAAGGAGACCGAATTGTTCTCTGCGGTATGAACGGTCCGATTGTCACGAATATCAGAGCTCTGCTCACGCCTCCTCCGGCCAGAGAGCTGCGTATAAAGTCCGAGTATGTGCATCACAAAGAGGTGAAGGCCGCTTTGGGTGTGAAGATTGCCGCCAACGACCTGGAAAAAGCGGTTGCTGGTTCCAGGCTGCTTGTTGTgggcgaggacgacgacgaggacgagctcaTGGATGAAGTGATGGACGATTTGACGGGACTGCTCGATTCTGTCGACTCCTCCGGAAGAGGTGTCACAGTCCAGGCCTCGACGCTTGGTTCGTTGGAAGCCCTGCTGGACTTCCTCAAAGACATGAAGATCCCGGTGATGTCTATCGGTCTGGGTCCTGTTTATAAAAGAGATGTGATGAAAGCCGCTGCCATGTTggacaaggccaaggaatATGCGGTCATGCTTTGTTTCGACGTCAAAATCGACAAAGAGGCTGAACAATACGCCAACGAGCAGGGTGTCACCATCTTCAACGCCGATATCATTTACCATCTGTTCGACTCGTTCACCGCCTACCAACAGAAAttgctggaggagagaAGAAAGGAGAACCAGCAGTATGCTATACACCCATGTGTTCTGAAAACTTTgcagatcatcaacaagagaAACCCAATGATCATTGGTGTGGACGTTGTGGAAGGTATGGTGCAAATTGGAACTCCTATCTGTGTGGTGAAACCAGATCCTGCTACTGGCAGAAACGCTCCGCTACCACTCGGAAAAGTTGTTTCTTTGGAGGTCAACCACCAGTCAAGAGACTCTGTGAGAAAGGGCCAGACCAATGCCGGTGTGGCGATGAGATTGGAGGCTCCTTCGGGACAACAGCCTACCTGGGGAAGACATGTTGACGAAAAAGATCCTCTGTACTCTTTGATCACGAGAAAGTCGATCGACACTCTGAAAGACCCAGCATTCAGAGACTCGGTGCCTAGAGAAGACTGGCTGttgatcaagaaattgaagaatACCTTGGATATCCAGTGA
- a CDS encoding Ribosome-interacting GTPase 1, producing MTTVEKIKAIEEEMARTQKNKATEKHLGMLKAKLAKLKNELLKDANSGGGGGGPGFDVKKTGETIGFIGFPSVGKSTLLSKLTGTHSEAAAYEFTTLTTVPGVIRYKGAKIQMLDLPGIIEGAKDGRGRGKQVIAVARSCDLIFIVLDVNKPLQHKKIIESELEGFGIRLNQSPPDILLKKKEKGGINITSTVPLTKIDHDEIKAVLQEYRMNSCDVQFRCDATVDDLIDVIEAKNRRYIPAIYVLNKIDSFSIEELDLLYRIPNAVPISSGSGWNLDELLEMMWDRLKLVRVYTKPKGKLPDFNDPVVLRAGKCTVEDFCNKIHKSLVDDFRSALVFGTSVKHQPQYVGLSHVLEDEDVITILKK from the coding sequence ATGACTACcgtcgagaaaatcaaggccatcgaggaggagatggcCAGAACGCAGAAGAATAAGGCCACCGAGAAGCATTTGGGTATGCTGAAGGCCAAGCTCGCCAAGCTAAAGAACGAGCTACTGAAGGATGCCAACTCTGGCGGAGGCGGAGGAGGACCAGGGTTCGACGTCAAGAAAACAGGAGAAACCATAGGATTCATTGGATTCCCATCCGTCGGTAAAAGTACTTTACTATCGAAACTCACAGGAACACACTCAGAGGCAGCAGCATACGAATTTACCACGCTTACCACGGTCCCAGGTGTTATTAGATATAAGGGAGCCAAGATCCAGATGCTGGATCTTCCTGGTATCATCGAAGGCGCCAAGGACGGCCGTGGTAGAGGTAAACAGGTTATTGCGGTGGCGCGGTCTTGTGACCTCATCTTCATTGTGCTGGACGTGAACAAGCCTTTGCAgcataaaaaaattatagagagcgagctggaaggTTTTGGTATACGTTTGAACCAGTCACCGCCAGACAttttgctcaagaagaaagagaaggGAGGAATCAATATCACAAGCACCGTGCCATTGACTAAGATCGACcacgacgagatcaaggcAGTGTTGCAGGAGTACAGAATGAACTCGTGCGACGTCCAGTTCCGTTGCGATGCCACCGTCGACGACTTAATTGACGTCATCGAGGCCAAGAATAGAAGATACATCCCGGCTATCTACGTGCTGAACAAAATCGACTCGTTCTCCATCGAAGAGTTGGACCTGCTTTACCGAATCCCCAACGCCGTTCCTATCTCTTCGGGGAGCGGCTGGaatttggacgagctgctaGAAATGATGTGGGACAGACTCAAGCTTGTGCGGGTCTACACCAAACCAAAGGGTAAGCTGCCAGACTTTAACGATCCGGTGGTGCTTCGGGCCGGCAAATGCACGGTAGAGGATTTCTGTAATAAGATTCACAAGTCTCTGGTCGACGATTTCCGGTCGGCTCTTGTTTTTGGCACGAGCGTGAAGCACCAGCCGCAGTACGTGGGACTGAGCCacgtgctggaggacgaggacgtcATTacgattttgaagaaatgA